The following are from one region of the Corylus avellana chromosome ca1, CavTom2PMs-1.0 genome:
- the LOC132166878 gene encoding uncharacterized protein LOC132166878 isoform X3, producing the protein MEMAMKLGRGVAIGASSFPSSSSSSSSSSSSSSSSSSYLPQNSKPTSLSTHPLQKVCKLVTFHRNMIICCSALQESSTSTVTAETKEVKAAPKQAPAKAKPPAKAPAKPLPQMMEEDVIPSLKAILESQDDISEIELSFQDNRLDGSFIRKGIPHSFWAFFPNGVLTGPKGFSLSSYGSEASTVEPFLIDEKKITSKHIVFWVEKRLAAQGINPVWKD; encoded by the exons ATGGAAATGGCCATGAAGCTAGGAAGAGGAGTAGCAATTGGAGCTTCAAGCTTTccatcatcgtcatcatcatcatcgtcttcttcttcttcttcttcttcctcttcttcatatCTCCCGCAAAATTCCAAGCCTACCTCATTATCCACACACCCTTTG CAGAAGGTATGTAAATTAGTGACCTTTCACAGAAACATGATCATCTGCTGCTCTGCTTTGCAAGAATCATCTACTTCTACAG TGACAGCAGAAACAAAGGAGGTGAAGGCAGCCCCAAAGCAAGCTCCAGCAAAGGCCAAACCTCCAGCAAAAGCCCCAGCAAAGCCACTGCCTCAAATGATGGAGGAGGATGTCATCCCTTCACTGAAAGCAATACTTGAATCCCAAGATGATATCTCTGAAATTGAACTTTCTTTCCAAGACAACAGG TTGGACGGATCATTTATAAGGAAGGGCATTCCCCATTCCTTTTGGGCCTTCTTCCCAAATGGAGTCCTCACAG GTCCAAAAGGGTTCTCTCTGTCCTCCTATGGCTCAGAAGCAAGCACTGTTGAGCCCTTTCTCATTGATGAGAAGAAAATTACGTccaaacacattgtcttttgGGTTGAAAAACGTTTGGCAGCTCAAGGAATCAATCCTGTGTGGAAAGACTAA
- the LOC132166878 gene encoding uncharacterized protein LOC132166878 isoform X1: protein MEMAMKLGRGVAIGASSFPSSSSSSSSSSSSSSSSSSYLPQNSKPTSLSTHPLQKVCKLVTFHRNMIICCSALQESSTSTEMFLLVTAETKEVKAAPKQAPAKAKPPAKAPAKPLPQMMEEDVIPSLKAILESQDDISEIELSFQDNRLDGSFIRKGIPHSFWAFFPNGVLTGPKGFSLSSYGSEASTVEPFLIDEKKITSKHIVFWVEKRLAAQGINPVWKD, encoded by the exons ATGGAAATGGCCATGAAGCTAGGAAGAGGAGTAGCAATTGGAGCTTCAAGCTTTccatcatcgtcatcatcatcatcgtcttcttcttcttcttcttcttcctcttcttcatatCTCCCGCAAAATTCCAAGCCTACCTCATTATCCACACACCCTTTG CAGAAGGTATGTAAATTAGTGACCTTTCACAGAAACATGATCATCTGCTGCTCTGCTTTGCAAGAATCATCTACTTCTACAG AAATGTTTTTACTAGTGACAGCAGAAACAAAGGAGGTGAAGGCAGCCCCAAAGCAAGCTCCAGCAAAGGCCAAACCTCCAGCAAAAGCCCCAGCAAAGCCACTGCCTCAAATGATGGAGGAGGATGTCATCCCTTCACTGAAAGCAATACTTGAATCCCAAGATGATATCTCTGAAATTGAACTTTCTTTCCAAGACAACAGG TTGGACGGATCATTTATAAGGAAGGGCATTCCCCATTCCTTTTGGGCCTTCTTCCCAAATGGAGTCCTCACAG GTCCAAAAGGGTTCTCTCTGTCCTCCTATGGCTCAGAAGCAAGCACTGTTGAGCCCTTTCTCATTGATGAGAAGAAAATTACGTccaaacacattgtcttttgGGTTGAAAAACGTTTGGCAGCTCAAGGAATCAATCCTGTGTGGAAAGACTAA
- the LOC132166878 gene encoding uncharacterized protein LOC132166878 isoform X2 produces the protein MEMAMKLGRGVAIGASSFPSSSSSSSSSSSSSSSSSSYLPQNSKPTSLSTHPLKVCKLVTFHRNMIICCSALQESSTSTEMFLLVTAETKEVKAAPKQAPAKAKPPAKAPAKPLPQMMEEDVIPSLKAILESQDDISEIELSFQDNRLDGSFIRKGIPHSFWAFFPNGVLTGPKGFSLSSYGSEASTVEPFLIDEKKITSKHIVFWVEKRLAAQGINPVWKD, from the exons ATGGAAATGGCCATGAAGCTAGGAAGAGGAGTAGCAATTGGAGCTTCAAGCTTTccatcatcgtcatcatcatcatcgtcttcttcttcttcttcttcttcctcttcttcatatCTCCCGCAAAATTCCAAGCCTACCTCATTATCCACACACCCTTTG AAGGTATGTAAATTAGTGACCTTTCACAGAAACATGATCATCTGCTGCTCTGCTTTGCAAGAATCATCTACTTCTACAG AAATGTTTTTACTAGTGACAGCAGAAACAAAGGAGGTGAAGGCAGCCCCAAAGCAAGCTCCAGCAAAGGCCAAACCTCCAGCAAAAGCCCCAGCAAAGCCACTGCCTCAAATGATGGAGGAGGATGTCATCCCTTCACTGAAAGCAATACTTGAATCCCAAGATGATATCTCTGAAATTGAACTTTCTTTCCAAGACAACAGG TTGGACGGATCATTTATAAGGAAGGGCATTCCCCATTCCTTTTGGGCCTTCTTCCCAAATGGAGTCCTCACAG GTCCAAAAGGGTTCTCTCTGTCCTCCTATGGCTCAGAAGCAAGCACTGTTGAGCCCTTTCTCATTGATGAGAAGAAAATTACGTccaaacacattgtcttttgGGTTGAAAAACGTTTGGCAGCTCAAGGAATCAATCCTGTGTGGAAAGACTAA
- the LOC132166878 gene encoding uncharacterized protein LOC132166878 isoform X4, which produces MEMAMKLGRGVAIGASSFPSSSSSSSSSSSSSSSSSSYLPQNSKPTSLSTHPLQKVCKLVTFHRNMIICCSALQESSTSTAETKEVKAAPKQAPAKAKPPAKAPAKPLPQMMEEDVIPSLKAILESQDDISEIELSFQDNRLDGSFIRKGIPHSFWAFFPNGVLTGPKGFSLSSYGSEASTVEPFLIDEKKITSKHIVFWVEKRLAAQGINPVWKD; this is translated from the exons ATGGAAATGGCCATGAAGCTAGGAAGAGGAGTAGCAATTGGAGCTTCAAGCTTTccatcatcgtcatcatcatcatcgtcttcttcttcttcttcttcttcctcttcttcatatCTCCCGCAAAATTCCAAGCCTACCTCATTATCCACACACCCTTTG CAGAAGGTATGTAAATTAGTGACCTTTCACAGAAACATGATCATCTGCTGCTCTGCTTTGCAAGAATCATCTACTTCTACAG CAGAAACAAAGGAGGTGAAGGCAGCCCCAAAGCAAGCTCCAGCAAAGGCCAAACCTCCAGCAAAAGCCCCAGCAAAGCCACTGCCTCAAATGATGGAGGAGGATGTCATCCCTTCACTGAAAGCAATACTTGAATCCCAAGATGATATCTCTGAAATTGAACTTTCTTTCCAAGACAACAGG TTGGACGGATCATTTATAAGGAAGGGCATTCCCCATTCCTTTTGGGCCTTCTTCCCAAATGGAGTCCTCACAG GTCCAAAAGGGTTCTCTCTGTCCTCCTATGGCTCAGAAGCAAGCACTGTTGAGCCCTTTCTCATTGATGAGAAGAAAATTACGTccaaacacattgtcttttgGGTTGAAAAACGTTTGGCAGCTCAAGGAATCAATCCTGTGTGGAAAGACTAA
- the LOC132166878 gene encoding uncharacterized protein LOC132166878 isoform X5, translating to MEMAMKLGRGVAIGASSFPSSSSSSSSSSSSSSSSSSYLPQNSKPTSLSTHPLQKVCKLVTFHRNMIICCSALQESSTSTETKEVKAAPKQAPAKAKPPAKAPAKPLPQMMEEDVIPSLKAILESQDDISEIELSFQDNRLDGSFIRKGIPHSFWAFFPNGVLTGPKGFSLSSYGSEASTVEPFLIDEKKITSKHIVFWVEKRLAAQGINPVWKD from the exons ATGGAAATGGCCATGAAGCTAGGAAGAGGAGTAGCAATTGGAGCTTCAAGCTTTccatcatcgtcatcatcatcatcgtcttcttcttcttcttcttcttcctcttcttcatatCTCCCGCAAAATTCCAAGCCTACCTCATTATCCACACACCCTTTG CAGAAGGTATGTAAATTAGTGACCTTTCACAGAAACATGATCATCTGCTGCTCTGCTTTGCAAGAATCATCTACTTCTACAG AAACAAAGGAGGTGAAGGCAGCCCCAAAGCAAGCTCCAGCAAAGGCCAAACCTCCAGCAAAAGCCCCAGCAAAGCCACTGCCTCAAATGATGGAGGAGGATGTCATCCCTTCACTGAAAGCAATACTTGAATCCCAAGATGATATCTCTGAAATTGAACTTTCTTTCCAAGACAACAGG TTGGACGGATCATTTATAAGGAAGGGCATTCCCCATTCCTTTTGGGCCTTCTTCCCAAATGGAGTCCTCACAG GTCCAAAAGGGTTCTCTCTGTCCTCCTATGGCTCAGAAGCAAGCACTGTTGAGCCCTTTCTCATTGATGAGAAGAAAATTACGTccaaacacattgtcttttgGGTTGAAAAACGTTTGGCAGCTCAAGGAATCAATCCTGTGTGGAAAGACTAA